From a single Capsicum annuum cultivar UCD-10X-F1 chromosome 12, UCD10Xv1.1, whole genome shotgun sequence genomic region:
- the LOC107851113 gene encoding pleiotropic drug resistance protein 2, giving the protein MAASMRENELVRSMSKKASFSSASKRGSWASASLREAFGAPGGDVFVKSERQDDEDELKWAAIERLPTYDRMRKGILKRVMDNGRIVHEQVDVAHMGMQEKKQLMDNILNGIDEDNERFLLRLKDRIERVGIDIPRIEIRFEHLSIERDAYVGSRALPTLWNSTINSLEGLLGLLRLSPSKKKSVKILDDISGIVKPSRMTLLLGPPASGKTTLLKALAGKLEEDLRVKGKVTHCGHELKEFIPQRTCAYICQHDLHHGEMTVRETLDFSGRCFGVGARYELLAELSRREKQSGIKPDPVIDAFMKAISVAGQKTNLVTDSILKILGLDICSDTMVGDEMRRGISGGQKKRVTTGEMLVGPAKVFLMDEISTGLDSSTTFQIVKYMRQMVHIMNVTMIISLLQPAPETFDLFDEIILLSEGQIVYQGPRENILEFFESVGFKCPQRKGVADFLQEVTSKNDQEQYWSKKNVPYWFVSVRDFVEHFKSFHIGLKLFSEVQVPYDRSRTHPAALVKEKYGISNKELFKACLSREWLLMKRNSFVYIFKTVQITIMAIFTFTVFFRTKMKHGEAGDGGKFYGALFFSLLNVMFNGMAELAMTIFRLPVFFKQRDALFYPAWAFALPIWLLRIPISLMESGIWILLTYYTVGFAPAADRFFRQYLAYVGIHQMALGLFRFIAALGRTQVVANTLGTFTLLSVFVLGGFIIAKDDLQPWMKWAYYLSPMSYGQNAIVLVEFLDKRWNKPNVDPTFPGKTVGIELLKARGMFTEDIWYWICVIALFAFSLFFNLCFVAALTYLKPLGDTKSITVNEEDSQNKEKKMKVIPDEGKNTSGDVNSNGAASATNKKGMVLPFQPLSLSFEHVNYYVDMPAEMKSQGIEETRLQLLRDVSGAFRPGVLTALMGVSGAGKTTLMDVLAGRKTGGYIEGNICVSGYPKIQETFARVSGYCEQNDIHSPHVTVYESLLYSAWLRLPSDVNKETRMMFVEEVMELVELTSLRGSLVGLPGVDGLSTEQRKRLTIAVELVANPSIIFMDEPTSGLDARAAAIVMRAVRNTVDTGRTVVCTIHQPSIDIFESFDELFLMKRGGQVIYAGTLGRNSQHLTEYFESVPGVSKIKDGYNPATWMLEVSAASVESQLSIDFAETFANSDLYRRNEELIKKLSNPAQGSKDLYFPTKYSQPLLTQFKACFWKQHWSYWRNPQYNVIRFFMTTVIGIIFGVIFWDKGGKFEKQQDLSNLMGAMYAAVLFLGGTNTSAVQSVVAIERTVFYRERAAGMFSALPYAFAQVTVETIYVGIQTFLYSLILYSMIGFEWQAGKFFWFYYYVFMCFVYFTLYGMMLVALTPNYQIAAIVMSFFLSFWNLFSGFLIPRMQIPIWWRWYYWGSPVAWTIYGLIASQLGDKTEKVHIPSHDGTPIYIELKDYLKQYLDYDFDFLGAVAAAHLAWVLLFFFVFVYAIRVLNFQKR; this is encoded by the exons ATGGCCGCATCAATGAGGGAAAATGAGCTGGTGAGGTCTATGAGCAAAAAGGCGAGTTTTTCGTCAGCTAGCAAGAGGGGATCATGGGCTTCAGCAAGTCTTCGTGAGGCGTTTGGTGCACCGGGAGGGGATGTTTTCGTGAAAAGTGAGAGGCaagatgatgaagatgaactGAAATGGGCTGCAATTGAGAGACTTCCTACTTATGACAGAATGAGGAAGGGAATCTTGAAGCGAGTTATGGACAATGGAAGAATTGTTCATGAACAAGTTGATGTAGCTCATATGGGAATGCAAGAAAAGAAGCAACTTATGGATAATATACTAAATGGTATTGATGAAGATAATGAGAGATTCCTTCTCAGGCTTAAAGATCGTATCGAAAG GGTTGGGATCGATATTCCAAGAATCGAAATCAGGTTTGAGCACTTGTCAATTGAAAGAGATGCATATGTTGGCAGCAGAGCTCTTCCAACACTATGGAATTCAACCATCAACTCATTAGAG GGACTTCTTGGGCTTCTTAGGCTTTCGCCTTCTAAGAAGAAATCTGTCAAAATACTGGATGACATTTCTGGAATTGTAAAACCATCAAG GATGACACTGCTTCTTGGACCTCCGGCCTCTGGAAAAACTACATTGTTGAAGGCACTTGCAGGAAAGCTGGAGGAAGATCTTAGG GTAAAGGGGAAGGTCACCCACTGTGGTCATGAACTTAAAGAGTTCATTCCTCAGAGAACTTGTGCTTATATCTGCCAGCATGATCTTCATCATGGTGAGATGACAGTAAGAGAGACACTGGATTTCTCGGGGCGCTGCTTTGGAGTTGGTGCCAGATATGAACTGCTAGCTGAGCTCTCGAGACGAGAAAAACAGTCAGGAATTAAACCAGACCCTGTGATAGATGCATTCATGAAAGCCATATCAGTTGCTGGGCAAAAGACCAATTTGGTCACTGACTCTATTCTTAAG ATACTTGGACTGGATATTTGTTCTGATACAATGGTAGGTGATGAAATGAGAAGGGGTATTTCTGGTGGACAAAAGAAGCGTGTAACTACAG GGGAAATGTTGGTTGGGCCTGCAAAAGTTTTCTTGATGGATGAAATCTCGACTGGCCTTGACAGTTCAACAACATTTCAAATAGTCAAATATATGAGACAGATGGTTCATATTATGAATGTGACCATGATAATCTCCCTACTTCAGCCAGCCCCTGAAACCTTTGATCTATTTGATGAGATCATCTTGCTTTCAGAAGGGCAAATTGTCTACCAAGGTCCACGTGAAAACATTCTAGAGTTTTTCGAGAGTGTTGGATTTAAATGTCCTCAAAGGAAAGGAGTTGCAGATTTTCTTCAAGAGGTTACTTCCAAGAATGATCAAGAGCAATACTGGTCCAAAAAGAATGTTCCCTATTGGTTTGTGTCAGTACGTGACTTCGTTGAGCATTTCAAATCCTTCCATATAGGGCTAAAGCTTTTCAGTGAAGTTCAAGTTCCTTATGACAGAAGTAGAACACACCCTGCAGCATTGGTGAAAGAAAAGTATGGTATCTCTAACAAAGAACTCTTCAAGGCATGCTTGTCGAGGGAGTGGTTGTTGATGAAACGTAACTCCTTCGTCTACATTTTCAAGACTGTCCAGATCACCATCATGGCTATTTTTACATTTACCGTATTCTTTAGAACGAAAATGAAGCACGGTGAAGCAGGAGACGGAGGAAAATTTTATGGCGCTCTGTTTTTCAGCCTTCTAAATGTGATGTTCAATGGCATGGCTGAGCTTGCAATGACTATTTTCAGACTACCAGTCTTCTTTAAACAAAGAGATGCTTTATTTTACCCAGCATGGGCTTTTGCTCTTCCAATTTGGCTCCTTAGGATCCCCATCTCACTGATGGAGTCAGGAATATGGATCCTCCTCACATACTACACTGTTGGATTTGCACCTGCAGCTGATAG GTTTTTCCGGCAGTATTTGGCCTATGTTGGAATTCACCAGATGGCGTTGGGACTCTTCCGTTTCATTGCAGCCCTTGGAAGAACACAAGTTGTGGCCAATACTCTTGGTACCTTCACATTGTTGTCAGTTTTTGTCCTTGGTGGATTTATCATCGCCAAAG atgacctcCAACCTTGGATGAAATGGGCATATTACCTTTCCCCCATGTCATACGGGCAGAATGCAATAGTTCTTGTTGAATTTCTTGATAAAAGATGGAACAAG CCCAATGTGGATCCAACCTTTCCAGGAAAAACAGTTGGAATAGAGCTTCTTAAAGCCAGAGGGATGTTTACAGAGGACATTTGGTACTGGATTTGTGTCATTGCACTATTCGCGTTCTCATTGTTTTTCAACCTCTGCTTCGTTGCAGCACTCACATACCTAAAAC CTCTTGGAGATACTAAATCTATTACGGTGAATGAAGAAGACAGTCAAAACAAGGAAAAGAAGATGAAAGTAATACCGGATGAAG GAAAGAACACTTCGGGAGATGTAAATTCAAATGGTGCAGCCAGTGCAACCAACAAGAAGGGCATGGTGCTGCCCTTCCAGCCTTTGTCCCTTTCATTTGAGCATGTGAATTACTATGTTGATATGCCTGCT GAAATGAAGAGTCAAGGAATTGAAGAAACGCGACTCCAGCTACTACGAGATGTTAGTGGTGCTTTTAGACCAGGTGTGCTAACAGCATTAATGGGTGTGAGTGGTGCTGGAAAGACTACTTTGATGGATGTTTTAGCCGGAAGAAAAACCGGGGGATACATTGAAGGGAATATCTGTGTTTCTGGGTATCCAAAGATCCAAGAGACATTCGCTAGAGTTAGTGGCTACTGTGAACAAAATGACATTCATTCTCCACATGTTACTGTTTATGAATCTCTTCTATACTCTGCGTGGTTGCGTCTTCCTTCTGATGTCAACAAGGAAACTCGAATG ATGTTTGTGGAGGAAGTTATGGAGTTGGTTGAGCTTACATCGTTGAGAGGATCACTAGTTGGCCTTCCTggagttgatggattatcaactgaaCAAAGAAAGCGGCTAACTATAGCCGTGGAGTTGGTTGCCAATCCTTCCATCATCTTCATGGATGAGCCTACATCCGGTCTGGATGCTCGAGCTGCTGCAATTGTCATGAGAGCTGTAAGGAACACTGTGGATACCGGGAGAACTGTAGTTTGCACAATTCATCAACCAAGTATCGACATATTTGAATCATTCGATGAG TTATTCTTGATGAAGAGAGGAGGACAAGTCATTTATGCTGGAACCCTCGGTCGCAATTCTCAACACTTGACAGAGTATTTTGAA TCTGTTCCCGGGGTTagcaagatcaaagatggatatAATCCTGCTACTTGGATGCTTGAGGTCAGTGCTGCATCTGTTGAATCTCAGCTCAGCATAGACTTTGCAGAAACTTTTGCCAATTCTGATCTGTATAG GAGAAATGAGGAACTAATTAAGAAACTAAGTAATCCAGCACAAGGGTCCAAGGACCTGTACTTCCCTACTAAGTACTCTCAGCCACTGTTGACTCAATTCAAGGCATGTTTCTGGAAACAACATTGGTCTTATTGGAGGAATCCACAGTACAATGTCATCAGATTTTTCATGACAACGGTCATTGGAATTATATTTGGCGTTATTTTTTGGGACAAAGGAGGAAAATT CGAAAAACAGCAGGACCTTTCAAATCTTATGGGAGCAATGTATGCTGCTGTTCTATTTCTTGGAGGAACAAACACTTCGGCTGTGCAATCTGTTGTGGCCATCGAAAGAACAGTGTTCTATCGCGAAAGAGCAGCAGGGATGTTTTCAGCCTTGCCATATGCTTTTGCTCAG GTGACTGTTGAAACAATCTATGTCGGGATCCAAACATTCCTTTACAGCCTAATCCTTTACTCAATGATTGGATTCGAGTGGCAAGCTGGCAAGTTCTTCTGGTTCTACTACTACGTGTTCATGTGCTTCGTCTACTTCACACTCTATGGAATGATGCTTGTAGCCCTCACTCCAAATTACCAGATAGCAGCAATTGTCATGTCTTTCTTCCTCAGCTTTTGGAACCTCTTCTCTGGTTTCCTCATTCCTAGGATG CAAATTCCAATATGGTGGAGGTGGTACTACTGGGGTTCACCAGTTGCATGGACAATATATGGTCTTATTGCATCTCAATTAGGAGACAAAACAGAAAAAGTTCATATTCCTAGCCATGATGGTACTCCTATTTATATTGAACTGAAGGACTACCTCAAAcaatatttggattatgattttgacttTCTTGGAGCTGTTGCTGCTGCCCATCTTGCTTGGGTGCTtctattcttctttgtttttgtCTATGCTATCAGGGTCCTCAACTTCCAAAAGAGATAA
- the LOC107849411 gene encoding LOW QUALITY PROTEIN: pleiotropic drug resistance protein 2-like (The sequence of the model RefSeq protein was modified relative to this genomic sequence to represent the inferred CDS: substituted 2 bases at 2 genomic stop codons), with the protein MRSLWGLTIRRANYLSPMSYAQNAISINEFLDKRWSTPNNDRRFSLPTVGKVLLKARSMHTEDHVFWLCVIALFAFTFLFNFGFILALTYLNPLGSTKSVTSDDGGSKEKKQTSSPNATPMREGQESCVYRILMATDNSSTAMDERETNSSGGEEAKGKGMVLPFQPLSLVFNHMNYYINMPAEMRLQGVEETHLQLLRGVCGAFRPRILTALMGVSGAGKTTLMDVLAGRKTEGSVEGNISLSGYPKKQITFARVSGYCEQNDIHSPHVTVYESLVYSAWLRLSPDVKEQTRKNFVEQVMELVELHPLRNSLVGLPGVDGVSTEQRKRLTIVVELVANPSIIFMDEPTSGLDARAAAIVIRAVRNTVDTGRTVVYTIHQPSIDIFEAFDELLLMKRGGQVIFAGPLGHQSHLLIEYFQSVPGVPKIEVGYNPATWMLEVSNTAVEAQLQLDFAGIYANSELYRRNQEIIKELSIPPPGSQDLHFPTQFSQPFFEQCKAXLXKQLLSYWRNPQYNAIRFAMTTIVGVIFGIIFWNKGNQLSKQQDVLNIVGAIYAAVLFLGGTNTSAVQSVVTVERTVFYREKAAGMFSALPYAFAQVVIETIYVAIQTFIYSLILYAMIGFQWTAGRFFLFYFFVFMCFIYFTMYGMMLVALTPNYQIAAIVLSFFLSFWNLFSGFLIPRTQIPIWWRWYYWGSPIPWTIYGLVTSQLGDKNNPISIPGSGEISIKMYLKQSYGFEYDFLRVVAAVHVVWAVFFALIFSCGIKMLNFQRR; encoded by the exons atgcgatctttatggggtcttacaattcgACGGGCTAACTACCTTTCTCCTATGTCATATGCACAGAATGCAATTTCCATCAATGAATTTCTGGACAAAAGATGGAGTACT CCCAACAATGACAGAAGATTTTCTCTGCCAACAGTCGGCAAGGTTCTTCTCAAGGCAAGGAGCATGCATACAGAAGACCATGTTTTCTGGCTTTGTGTTATTGCCCTATTTGCTTTCACGTTTTTGTTCAACTTTGGCTTTATCTTGGCACTAACATACCTAAACC CACTTGGAAGTACAAAATCAGTGACTTCAGATGATGGTGGAAGCAAGGAAAAGAAGCAAACGAGTTCACCAAATGCAACTCCAATGCGTGAAGGTCAAGAATCTTGTGTTTATCGAATTCTCATGGCTACAGATAATTCTA GTACAGCTATGGACGAAAGGGAAACTAACAGCTCAGGAGGTGAAGAAGCCAAGGGAAAAGGAATGGTGCTTCCTTTCCAGCCCCTGTCCCTTGTATTTAATCATATGAATTATTACATCAATATGCCAGCT GAAATGAGACTCCAAGGAGTCGAGGAAACTCATCTCCAATTGTTACGAGGTGTTTGTGGTGCTTTCAGGCCTAGAATCCTAACGGCCTTAATGGGTGTAAGTGGTGCTGGAAAGACCACATTGATGGATGTCTTAGCAGGAAGGAAAACAGAAGGCTCCGTTGAAGGAAACATCAGTCTTTCTGGTTATCCAAAGAAGCAAATAACTTTTGCTCGCGTAAGTGGTTATTGTGAACAGAATGACATTCATTCTCCGCATGTTACTGTTTATGAGTCATTGGTATACTCAGCTTGGTTGCGTCTCTCTCCAGATGTAAAAGAACAAACACGGAAG AATTTTGTTGAACAAGTAATGGAGCTTGTTGAGTTGCATCCTCTGAGAAACTCCCTAGTTGGCCTTCCAGGGGTAGATGGCGTATCAACTGAGCAGAGAAAGAGGCTAACCATAGTGGTAGAGCTTGTGGCAAATCCATCTATTATTTTCATGGATGAACCGACATCAGGACTTGATGCTAGAGCTGCAGCAATTGTGATTCGAGCTGTAAGAAACACGGTGGATACTGGGAGAACTGTTGTCTACACTATCCACCAGCCAAGCATAGATATCTTCGAAGCATTTGATGAG CTGTTATTGATGAAAAGAGGAGGACAAGTCATATTTGCAGGGCCACTTGGTCATCAGTCTCACCTACTGATCGAGtatttccaa TCTGTTCCAGGGGTTCCTAAAATCGAAGTGGGATATAATCCTGCTACCTGGATGCTGGAAGTCTCGAATACGGCTGTTGAGGCTCAACTTCAATTAGATTTTGCCGGCATTTATGCCAACTCTGAGTTGTATAG GAGGAATCAAGAAATTATCAAAGAACTGAGCATTCCCCCACCAGGATCCCAAGATCTTCACTTCCCCACGCAGTTCTCCCAACCGTTTTTTGAACAGTGCAAGGCTTGATTGTGAAAACAACTTTTGTCCTATTGGAGGAATCCACAGTATAATGCCATTCGGTTTGCTATGACAACAATAGTAGGAGTAATATTCGGAATCATTTTTTGGAATAAGGGGAACCAACT GTCCAAACAACAAGACGTGTTAAATATAGTTGGAGCTATATATGCTGCCGTTCTGTTCCTAGGTGGAACTAATACTTCAGCCGTGCAGTCTGTTGTCACTGTAGAGAGGACAGTCTTTTATCGAGAAAAAGCAGCAGGAATGTTTTCAGCACTCCCTTACGCATTTGCTCAG GTGGTCATAGAGACTATCTATGTCGCGattcaaacttttatttacaGCCTTATTCTGTACGCAATGATTGGATTCCAATGGACGGCTGGAAGGTTCTTTTTGTTCTACTTTTTTGTTTTCATGTGCTTCATCTACTTCACAATGTATGGAATGATGCTTGTTGCACTCACTCCGAACTACCAAATTGCTGCTATCGTACTATCTTTCTTCCTCTCCTTTTGGAACTTGTTCTCCGGTTTCCTCATTCCAAGAACG CAAATTCCGATATGGTGGAGATGGTATTATTGGGGTTCTCCAATCCCATGGACAATATATGGCCTAGTAACGTCTCAACTAGGCGACAAGAACAACCCCATTTCGATACCAGGAAGCGGCGAGATATCAATAAAGATGTATCTGAAGCAAAGCTATGGTTTTGAGTATGACTTCCTGAGAGTTGTTGCGGCAGTTCATGTAGTATGGGCAGTTTTCTTTGCCCTTATTTTTTCTTGTGGCATCAAGATGTTGAATTTCCAAAGGAGATAA